The Brachyhypopomus gauderio isolate BG-103 unplaced genomic scaffold, BGAUD_0.2 sc61, whole genome shotgun sequence genome window below encodes:
- the LOC143489333 gene encoding LOW QUALITY PROTEIN: uncharacterized protein LOC143489333 (The sequence of the model RefSeq protein was modified relative to this genomic sequence to represent the inferred CDS: substituted 1 base at 1 genomic stop codon): QTRAEARQQTNRLNRLSASCKETSPRSHQIETVSVPRVPKNNSRKVSRQNLINVKFNYAPSESSLNLKRGLLNIRSLSSKALLVNEMITDHDLCMLCLTETWTRPDDYMALNEASPSGYRYVHNPRPNGRGGGVATIYDSDIGIFQKFGFKFNSFEHLILTVSNVSNLTSNKVSQSFMLITIYRPPGSYSEFLQEFSDFLSHVVLSADKVIIVGDFNIHFENRCDSFSIHFQAILDSMGITQNVVGPTHNCSHTLDLVLSFGIDISSLAILPQSEAVSDHSLITYELCLTDCVHRPPRYQIKRAITPSTIAALTDILPGLTNTDPPVAPEGLERFTEHVETSLHTALDKVAPLRYKRATERRIAPWYNEHTRSLKRAARILERKWRNMKLEVYRLSWKSSLIEYKHALHMAKSLYLLALIEKHKNNSGLLFKTVSSLTRSHEQNNSLIPLXCSSNNFMKFFNDKIDKIRENISSAISEPVNMPMHLDSYLVSSDALLESFSPIGREELISLVKSAKPSTCILDAVPTHLLKELLHSNVEPLLTIINYSLSLGYVPSSFKLAVIKPLIKKPGLNPQELSNYRPISNLSFISKILEKVVSSQLSSFLQTEHVLELFQSGFRAHHSTETALTKVLNDLLISSDKGHISFLILLDLSAAFDTIDHNILLNRLETLIGIRGQALSWFRSYLTDRYQFVLVNNECSEHSKVKYGVPQGSVLGPILFSLYMLPLGTIIRRHGISFHCYTDDTQLYISSNPDDTTTTLKIENCVQDIKNWMASNFLKLNSDKTEVLILGPKAVRSNWADIPLTLDGFSVTPKSTAKSLGVTIDSDLSFDTHVCNVTKAAFFHLRNIAKLRHLLSLADAEKLVHAFVSSRLDYCNSLLIGCSKQSIKKLQLVQNAAARVLTKARKFDHISPTLAALHWLPIKYRIEFKVLLLTCKALNGLAPQYLSELIDYYNPSRPLRSQNAGFLVVPKISKTTAGGRAFSFKAPQLWNSLPAPIRDSDTVPIFKSRLKTHLFSQAFS; encoded by the coding sequence caaaccagagccgaggccaggcagcagacaaacaggctaaaccgactgtctgcgagctgcaaagagacgtcacctaggtcacaccagattgaaactgtgtctgttcctcgagtaccaaaaaataattctcgtaaagttagtagacaaaatttaatcaatgttaaattcaactatgctccctcagagagcagtttaaatctgaaacgaggactactaaatattagatccctgtcatctaaagcattgcttgttaatgaaatgattaccgatcatgatctatgcatgctttgcttgacggaaacctggacccgaccagacgactatatggccctaaatgaagcttctccctctggctatagatatgtccataacccccgtccaaatggtcgaggaggtggagtcgccacaatatatgactctgatataggcatttttcaaaaatttggcttcaagtttaattcttttgaacacctcatcctcactgtatcaaatgtttcaaatttaacaagcaacaaagtgtcacagtcgtttatgttaattactatttaccgcccccctggttcatactctgagttcttgcaggagttttcagacttcctgtctcatgtagtgctatcagccgataaggtgattatagtgggtgattttaatatccattttgaaaatcggtgtgactcttttagcattcattttcaagcaattcttgattcaatgggtatcactcagaatgtggtgggtcctacgcataactgtagtcatactttagacttggtcttgtcatttggtattgacatatccagtttagcaattcttcctcagagtgaggctgtttctgaccacagcctcataacatacgagttgtgtttaactgactgtgttcatcggccaccccgctatcaaattaaacgagctataacacccagcaccatagccgcactcactgatattttaccgggtctgacaaacactgatccacctgtagctccggaaggactagagcgtttcaccgagcacgtcgagacttcccttcatacagctttagacaaagttgcaccactacgatataagagagccacggagagaagaatagcgccatggtacaatgagcacacgcgtagcctcaaacgagccgcgcggatcctggaacgtaaatggcgaaatatgaagttagaagtgtatagactatcatggaaaagcagccttattgaatataagcatgccctccatatggcaaagtccttatacttattggccttaatagaaaaacataaaaacaattcaggactcctttttaaaactgtttccagccttacgaggagtcatgaacaaaacaattctcttattccactatagtgtagcagtaacaattttatgaaattctttaatgataagattgataaaattagggaaaacattagtagtgctatctcagagcctgtcaacatgccaatgcatcTTGACAGCtatctggtcagctctgatgccctgttagagtccttctccccaattggtcgtgaggagcttatttcactggtgaaatctgctaaaccctccacatgcatactagatgctgtaccaacccatctacttaaagaattactgcacagcaatgtagaaccgttgcttactataataaattattctctgagcctgggctacgttcccagttcatttaaacttgcagttatcaagccgctaattaaaaaacctggtcttaacccccaagaactgtccaactataggccaatttctaatctgtcattcatatccaaaattttagagaaagtagtttcttcacaactctcttccttcttacagacagaacatgtcttagagttatttcagtctggatttagagctcatcacagcactgaaacagcactaactaaagtactgaatgatctcttaatatcctctgataaaggacacatttcgtttctcatactgctagacctcagtgctgcttttgacaccattgatcataatattctacttaatagactggagacactcattggcataagaggtcaagcactctcctggttcaggtcctacctgacagatcgttaccaatttgtgctagtaaataacgaatgctctgagcattctaaagtaaagtatggtgtcccacaaggatctgtactgggccccatattattctcattatatatgctaccactgggcactatcattcgtaggcatggtattagcttccattgctacacagatgatactcagttgtatatatcttctaatccagatgataccaccacaactctcaagattgagaactgcgtccaggatattaaaaactggatggcgtctaattttcttaaactaaattcagacaagactgaggtactgattcttgggcctaaagctgttagaagcaattgggctgatattccccttaccctagatggtttttcagtaacaccaaaatctactgcaaaaagtttaggtgtcactattgattctgatctttcatttgacacacatgtatgcaatgtcactaaggctgcctttttccatttacgtaatattgccaagctgagacacttactttcattagctgatgcagagaagctagttcatgcttttgtctcatcgagattggactactgtaatagtcttctaattggatgctctaaacagtccataaagaagctacaacttgtacaaaatgccgcagctagagtcctaaccaaggctaggaaattcgatcatattagtcccactctcgccgcactacactggctgccgattaaatatcgcattgaatttaaagttctcctgttaacctgtaaggcgttaaatggtcttgccccacaatatctgagtgaactcattgattactacaacccatctcgccctttgcgctcccaaaatgctggatttctcgtagttccaaaaattagtaaaactacagccggaggcagagctttctcttttaaagcccctcaattatggaatagccttccagctccaatccgagactctgacacagttccaatctttaaatctagacttaagactcacctgtttagtcaagccttcagctaa